One Nematostella vectensis chromosome 10, jaNemVect1.1, whole genome shotgun sequence genomic window, CTAAGATTAAGTTCAAACGCTATTTTATCCACGAGCCTTATTCAATgaaaatgcatgcaaataaaaatgaaacaatATTAATTCATTTGcaagcatttgcattgaatactcATACTTAGATATAGTAAGAAGTTAATACTACGTTTAAAATGAGCCTTAGTTAGGCCGTTTGGGGAATGAAAAAAGTAAcagtaaaaaacaaaatgctaATAATTGAACTGGTAGCACAAAAATTCGTTTGAAGTTTATCCTcaatataaagaaaagaaattgttGCTCACCTGTATCAAACACAATTGAACGAAAACGTTTTCTGCCATCTCGTACTTACACAAAACCgtatctttcttttctctgttaaaaaataataatgaattaAGTATGGCTTTTATAAATGTGGTATGCAATTCCCCAATTTCAAGtaaactttcttttttttcttctctcctGTTTTTGTGCCTTTTTGATGGAAAAGAGTGAATAAAGTTACCCCAAGTAACTCGTACACTCGTTTATAGAAGAATTTGACTTTCCAGAAGTAAATTGGGTTTAAAACAATCATTTTAAGGCCTTTCTAAATTGAAAATTGCTGAAGAAAAGGTAGACTTACCTATACACGTTTGGGATGAGCCTTATTAGCCATTAAATTAGACAAAAATTGACTAATTTTCTTGAGAAAATCCTCTCAACGTGTAGTGTGGCAAAGCGACCGTTCAAAGAAGAATGAAAATGGCGCCAAAAACCAAAGCACGTGAAACAGcgcttctgattggctgagagcGACTCGCCACTTGTATCCCTTCTTCTCATTGGCTGAGACCAAACTGAGCCTGTGGTTTTAGACATCAGTTTTGATCGCCTTATTTAGAACAGACAGAAATAGAGCTTTTTTATTGCATAATTGTATAAGTTTAgaaattttttatttatctatttatcggCCATCACACACAAGCAATTGATACAAGACAAAGGCCGAGGATAAGGCGCTACAGCGTATTCAATAACACTGGTATCCTtttagtaagaaaaaaaatatttatttattttgcgcTTACATAgtaaaggaaaaaatatttcgtCAACCCCAAAAGATGAGGTATTTAGTTAACGCAACCGcttaaaattttcaaaatactTGTTACAACGCAATACTTgtgtatttttatgcaattacCGAAATTAAATCCCGCATCCCGAATTCACAAGAATTTGCAAGAATTATTGATGATCCGGACAATTTTCAAGTGCACGTGCTGTAAACGCTTGAAAACACAAGAATTCACAAGAACTCGCAGGATCTTATAAGATTAGGGAAAGGCGCACAACAATTCTTAACAATTCTTGACAATTCTTGACACTTCTTGTGGATTCTTGAGAATTCTTAGGTTTTCCCGGCGTTTGTTGGGAATTCACAAGAATTAACAAGATCTTGGGGATTCTTGTGTGTTCATTTCGGCGGGGTTAGTAAGCAGGCTTGTGCAGTTCGAAAAGACGGTCAAAATGTCAAACGATTTTCAGATACGAGACAGTAAAATACACCATCGCTAATCaacatatttttattgttcttcTTTACTACAAACATCATGCGCACTAAAATTAAAGTATGGTCTAAAACTATCTTTgtacaaaaatattatttctgtCTAGCcctttacttttctttttatttgccaTTTAGAGCATATTggctttttttacttaaatatTTAACATAAACTTAACATTCTCAAATGCAAGTAGCGCTAGCAAGGTTTGGCCCAATAAGGGTGTCCtgttccccctcccctcccccctcaggaCACTCGTCTTATTCATGATATTGCATTTTGTTGGATGATGCTGACAGTGGTTCTTGGGCAGCACATCCACAACATTGTTTGCCCAACATAGTTGTCCCAACATTGCTTGCGCTTTTTATAGGCTTTACTATTCTTCTTGAGAACTCTAGTTTATAGTGCTATGCGCGCTACCTTGGCTACTAAGACAAAGTTTTTAGAACAGTGAAGATAGCCACttcatgacaaaaaaaataataataataaaaaaagtgaatgCGCGCGCTTTTAAACTTCAATGGCAAAAGCAAATGTCCTTGATGGTATAGAGGTCAttccaatcacgccgccattttatactCCCGCTCAAttccgagtcacacaaagaatttccatcggctaattcaagcgagaaACCAAGaggttttcaataaaatatcagACTTcgttcgtagattgttattttgaagtttccttgctaATAAACAAGACCAAGTTTATCATGGTTTTTAAATCCTCTGGTTTATCCTTAACATGTTTTGAATTTCAAGGGGGGTAAGGATTTGCGGTGATGCGGTTTTGCCTTAAATCTGGCGCCGCggtttttcgtattttatttCGCGGTATTGCGGTTTATTCTAGACTGCGCGGTTTACGATTATTGACTTATTTTGACGGTTTTGCGGTTTTAGGCGTTTTTCTGTGCGGTTTTAGCAGCCCCATTACGCCCTTCCTCTTGTCTCAGATTGAACTTTTGGCTAATGCGACTGAAGCTAATAATTGATaaagtttctttttaaatactaGTTATAAGGTTGTAAATTTGagcatttaattttttttggacACTTCTGTtcttaaaattgaaaaaaaatgatatggTGTGAATGCTTGCTTACTTACTTATGATGTAAATAAAAAGCCCTAATAACAGTGCTACTTGTTTCTAAAATGTTTCGCGTGTACAACATTGGATAGCTTTAGTTTATTATTTTCCCATGTTATATATCATACTTATCCATTGTAGCGTAGGAAAATAATGGATCAGACGTGCTGCCCACCTGAGATGGCAAAGCACCCGGTGACGATGATGGCGTATTAAAATGACCAGCGGCTGCCATTGTGGAAACAGTGTCTTTGATGTCTCTTAACTCCGACTTTACCTTGCCGTAAATCTGGTCAAGTGCACTCTCTACGCCCTCAATTCGAGACTGAAGCATGTCAAATGTCATGGCTCCACGGTCTATGTGGTCACTAGAAGTACTCAAATCGCTCGCCTTGCGGGCTGCCTGTGGTCGGTTTAGGAACGCGCGTTTATTTCTGTCAAAATCTCTGTCTGTTTTGTTTGCGGGAGAGATACCTGTGTGGTTCGCGCAGATTCTTGGGATCTCTCGCGGCAGTGCTACAACCTGTATAGCAGGATTGCTAATCCGTTTTTCCGGTTTGTCTCGAGTTTCAAGTGATTCTACCAATACAGTCTGTAGACTGTTGGCCTTTTCTCGAGATGGGGAAATTGGCGGGAAGACGTTGGGCGACACAGGAGGACGTTCCAAAGCGTCTTCCTGTATGAAGAAAATTCATAATATTTTGAATTGGAGGGATTGATTCCCGCTTTTTTAAGGCTACGGTAACAGTATATAATTAATATCCCGGCGCACTCATCCCTAGGCTGAAGGGTTTTCAAATGCTGTACTCTTATTGGACACTAAAAGCCTTATTAACACTATTACTTTCGAAAGACAtttttcaacagaaaacatcGTTGGTTATAGCTCAAGAAATGTATTTAATGTATAAAAATAGTAAAGAAGTGTTTTCTTGATGCTAAAAATTTACAAAACACACGAATAGTAAAATTCAAGATTGGTATAGACCTGATCTTCCCCACCGCGTGGAATGAACATTTAATGCTATCGCGTACAAATGTTTTCCCCCATCTTGGCTTTGAGGAGAGGgcgtgtttttattaaagaataGAATAAAAGCAGGTGGcccgagaaaaaaaataacaatcttaTCCCTAAGTGAAAgaacattgggtgtggtcaacattAAGTAAAACCAGAAAGGAGACGCACATTGAATACTATAGAAGGAAATTTCGACATCTAGATAGCTCTACAACGTAAATGTTTCTTATCGGTGCAACGAAAAATGGACTGTAATCTGGTGTTTTAGCCACCAAGCTATTTTAATATTAATGCTAAATGGATATCTTTGGAACCCTCGGGGTAGGGGAGTGGGGGATTTTGACAGAAGTGATGATGCAATATATCCCTTTTTGTGCTTTGAAAAATACACCCGTCTATTGCAGCCCCTTTAGTAATGTATATCTTATGTCTAAGATCATACGATTGAAAAGTTCTTAACGTCTCATACTTTCTACATATTAATTATCTTTCAAAATGCAATGTCATGGTCGATTAGCTTGAGGACAAGCtcataatctttttttttcttatcgaCGCGATTTTAAAAGACGTCAAATGATATTTTCCTTCAACAACAAGAATTCAGCTGCGTAAAGAGACACGCCTTTTAGCCAATATGAGGTGGTGTTATCGTGAGGTTTATTGATAGCCATGTTCAATAAGCATCAGCTGCGCAACAAACCGACCGACCCGACGATTTCCGCCCACAAATCTGCGGCTGCACTGGCTAAATCAAGAAAAACATGGATATCCCATTTGATTAATTTTAACacgaaaatgattttttttgtttaaatgttGGGCGACTTTTATGGTTCTTGGTAAATATTTTCCAAAGGAAAGCATACGAATCGGTTTGTTTCTATAAAAACAATAGGTTTTACACGTCCTTCTATTAAGGCGGTAGTTCACGCTTTTGAAGCCATGACTATTTCTGAACGCAAAAAGTGCTGATCGCCTTCTCATCATTGCTTGAGTGGGGTGGGGAATGGGTCGAACTAAATACGTTAATAGATTCAATTCAGATTCCCGCCTCGACCCCATTGTCTCTTCTGCCCCTGTAATCACTTTTTTGTATAGGTTCCATCATAGCTCTTAAAATTCAAATCCTAGCACTCTTATTTGTTCTATTCCGCACCACGGGAATTGTATGTAAACATATGTGAAATAAGGAAGGATCAGTAATGGATGTCAGTCTCCCTGTTATTTTACGCACCTCTCGGATCCGTGCGGGCGGACTCCCATATGACGCGTGCCTTGATAGCGATGGCCTGCTTGACGACCTTTTCCTAGATGCGGGAGGTATATGGAGACATTTCTCGATATTCGTCACCGATCGACACACATCGGTTAACAGCATAGCAGTGTCGTCCACAACAAACAGCTTACGCCAGTAGTCGTCTGCAGCAAAACCATAAAATGCGTAAGTTCTATGGCCAAAACACATAATCTTTCTGCCTGTCTGTCCAATGGTTAGCTTCCTTGCCCTCTTTTCTTACCTCGTGCCCACGTTCGGCGCATTCCTCGCCACTGGCGCATACATTCAAAGAGCTTATGTTGTAAGAACCTCATTCGCTGTAGCTTCAGCCAATCACCGAGTTCCAATGACTTCATGTGCCGCTTGACAAACTGCCTGTACCTCCAGCAACTCTGGATGCATGCCGCCGCTTTTTCCATCTTCTCCTGCTGATGATCTGAGATAAACAAGAAGAAAAATGCTTGAGTTAGCAACACAATTCAACCGCAATACAGGGCCGTAGCGGAGGAAAGCTACAGTAGAGCcgaaaatctaaaaaaaagacatataAAAGATGATCCTGCCCCCAAGTATTTACAAGGAATTCCTAAATGTtctacccccacccctcccccctagtgAAAAGCTAAGGAGGCGCATGATTGGCTGTTCGGGATAATCTGTTCTCATTGTTACACAAACAAAGTCGTCCCGTGGTGTTGTATCTGTGCTGTGCCCAATATTATTTGAGGCATGGTCTCCACAAGCGACCCCatcttcccccaccccctcaagCGGTCTGTCAAAGACTTACCTGCTTTTTCTATATATGCGAGAATTCTCTTCTCCTGATTGGTCAGCTGAAGGTACTCGTGTACAACACTGATGAATAACGCCATCAGGAAAATTCCAAGAATCGAGGCGAATCCCACAAGTCCTCGCGCCACCACACTAACGGGAACGATGTCTCCGAAGCCTAGCGTTGTCATggtaaccaccatcatccaAACCGTGTCCTAGAACAAACAAATCCAAGATATTCATTTAAGGCTTCAAAGTAACTTCAGGGGCGTAGCAGAGGGGGGCGGGGGCTGGGCACGTGCCACCCCCCCAATAATTTAAaacattataagaaaatgaccattAGGCACTGCTCATAGTGAGTAAGCCGAAACTCAGAAACCTCTCTTAACAAAACTTTAGGCATTAAAACTTTCAGACATTTTTTAAGTTacttttttgtagaaaaaaaaaaggaattataTATACATGTTGTTTTAGGACTATCCAAAATCAGGTCTATTTACCTTCACACAATAAATAGCTTTAACCATTTTTGCATCCCCATAATACTTCGTACGACAATTTATAACGCCTGGAGTAAAATGGTGGATTTCTAGTAAACTTCGGTAAAGACGTTTTATAAGCACAAGAAATTTTTTACATCCAGAATCGTgatttctagaaaaaaaatatctcggAGAATATACGGACGATTTGATATCTCTAAGCAATTTTTTGTCACTAGGCTTAATACATGGCAAATAATGTTATTGCTCTTATTCTATCCGTAATGCATTGCTTACCAGCAATATAATGCAGTCAATGGAGAAACACTACCGGCTATatactattatttttttaatgactgTATAGAAGAAAGTCGCGACTaattgcaaaaaaatatctatatGTGGAATTTTCAGGacatttatgtttttttttgtttatttttttaactctTCGCTGAAAGTGTGTTGGTAAACCGAAAGTGGAATTGACAAGTCCAGGAAGTGGACCTGACAAGTCCAGGAAGGCTAGTTACGCGTCCATTTCACCTGCCCGTTATTGGGTAACTAAAACATCAATTTTAATCGGCTATTTCAAAGACATGGGTGTTTTTATTCAAAGAAATAGCTAATCGAAATTCTCtaaggaaaaaaatgtaaatgccATTTATGCCCACGCCCAAGGcaaatattacaaaaaaacatacttttcatcacaacaacaaaaatacaatTGGAAATTTCAGGCCAAGCTAAGCATGATGTTGTCAATAAACCTTTTCAATATACCCCAACCGTGAAAATCAAACCATAAACTTGACTAATTGGACAGAAGTACTGTTCCTCGCCAGAAGTGCATGCATCGAGTTCTGCAATTACCCCAAGGGTAAAACCACCTTTAAAGTGTTAAGAGGTTTAATATGGCGGAGTGACCGATttacatatcaagaaaattcagccaaaaattgtcatttttgccaagcgcggtcacttccatataaggaaactactatattccttatttggaaaatggTCTGGGAAAGCCTGGCCCCATAGTTCATTAAGTATAACGCGTTATAATTTTTACACCTATTTTGCTTTTATGCGGTCAGACAATATGCTGCTATGTTCTATAAATATGTCACTAGATTGTTTTCACATAAGCATTGTTAAAGTGTACACACCTTAGGCTGTTTTTTCCGACAAAGACTCAGACAAGCTATTAGCGTGGTAAGAACAGCAGGGGCGGTACATTAGCTCATTTCATCCTTAACACTTATAACATTTGTCATTTCAATAAAGAGCCCCAAATGACCAGTTTATTGGAGGCGCTTTTGGTACTTTAAATGCTCCTGATAGTGTAAAAGCGGTATACAAGGCCCGTTAGACACGCCTTTACAGCACATTACCACACTCTGTAACGCTTAATACCTGAGGGCCAAAAAAGCACTCCTAACAGAAGCTTGAGGGAAGCAATAAAATCTAAAAAGCGTACGAGAAGTACCGTTAAAAAGTTCACGGATTAAAAGCTTAAGAAAAATACCAATATAATTACACATTATAAGATTTGAGTCCCCTCGAAATTAGGCAAATGCGGGTATTTTTAATGGAAATGCCCCCTATCTTTGTGTATCCGAGAAAAAGAGTTAAGACCGTGTAAAGAAAAGCAAGACTTAGTAAGAGAGGAAAATATCACTACGAATTAAAACAAGAATAAACTATCTTATATCGTTACCACATCTTTCAGAGAAAGATGTCTTTTGATTTTCAACATAATAATGTACggtttttatagaaaaacacattttttatgACTAACGTCATCGTTTAGAATTATAACGAAGCAAGGCGATTTTATCGAGCAATTTGAATAAGTCTCTGAAGTTTACCGTGATggaaaggtaaaaaaaaatgccagaGTCGCGGGgtcaatgttaaaaaaaatgaaatgataTTCTTTGAATCAGGTTTGGTTCTGGTTTAGCGATTTGCGATTTGCGATTTATTTTTTCGCTTTATGCGATAATCTCCTGGGTTTCTTCCTTGAAATTCTACTTTGGTTAACATGTATAACCTGAGGTCAAATATTCACTAACGGGGAAAGTGTCACCGTCTTATCTGGTAGGATTATTCGGGATAATAAGTGGCATGTGTCAACACAGGGCCCTTTTAACAAGGCGAGTCACAAAGTTttgaaataagaaataaaaagagatCTTGACCGAAATATTTTCCCGCCCCAGACCGGAATTTCACAATACCTTGCGTTATTTTCAATAACACTTTTTTACAGCTGCGCATCTAGAATAGGGAAACGGGGGATTTATCGTTGGGCCGATTATTCTGTGGGGACTTTAAAACATGAAATTATATATAGGATTTCATGCTTCGTACATCTTTTTAGGATCTACTGTATCAAACCGGAATTTTGCTAAAAGCTTCAATCTTCGTCTTCTAGTATAGCCGAGGGCAAAGCTTTTAGCTGTCTCGAAATAGACTTTGATTAAACAATGATTTTAAGAAATAAGAATATGGCAAAATCTCCCAAAtccagacaaaaaaaaaacaaatattattttcttcagGTGTAACTTTACCAAATATTGattttagaatttttaagGTAAGACTTCAATTTTAGCCTTCGTATATAGTTAACTTAGCAGGGAGAACCGGGATGAAGTTTAAATGATACATAAACATGTCTTTGATTATAAACAAAAGCCTTTTTGTCGCTCTGACCGAGCTGTCGTGGGCTAAAGTTGTATAAGTGGGCTAAGAAGACGTGAAAGTTAGAAGGACAGCATTTTTGAGCTATGCCTTATATCTCTGTCGATcgatttctatttttttacctgATGGGTTGACCTCAAAGATTTATGTACTCATTCTTGCGTGAGGATTCTGACACATAAAAGAGATATTTTATTGGGGATTAAACCGAATTCAAAAGAACCTACCCCCCCGGCAAGGCATATCGATCAACTACGGAAAGTATTTCAGATTTAGCTGCACGTTTACGTTTTACAATCTGGGGCTGTTCTCTTAGGCTTAGCTCGTTTCCCCTTATTTGATTAACGTTTCTGCCTCTTTTTTTATCGTGCGAAATGGTTATATGGCCTTTTTTCTGGACAATGTTTAAAGTGACGTTCAATCAAGACGTCATCGATGGCATTTCCCATCAGGGTTTATTAGAAATGTTCAAGTATTGTATCACATACATAACCTTATTAATGAAATAATTTATCTCTTCAGTTTTCTTTTACCATAAACATGATAACTATAAATTTTGTCAAGAAAAGAAGTGTGATAAATAGAAGGTTAAAGAAAAGCAAACGAGCCAGTTTTTTCAACCTGGGCGAATATAACACTCCCTGTGCTATACCGACCAAAGCAAGGGGTCTTACGTCTTTCAAGGCCTTCCTATTTAAAGGTCCGTGATACTCTAGCCGTGGGATAATTTTGTTGTTCTTGACATGGACTCTCGTTGTACTATAGCGCTTAACAAGCCCTTGCACTCTCTCAAAGATCGTCACTGATATAGCGTACTGATAAAAAATGGTGATCTGCCTCTAGATGTGATCAACATTGCTACAGTAAGGGACGCCGGTATTTACAAACTAATGATGAAATAAGGAatggtattttgttttttacacATCCGTCGCCATGAAATGTGACAAAAATGGAAtttctttgaaaataaagCAACTATTGGATATCTTACTCTAGCATCAGTAAAAAGAAGGGCGGGAGCAAAGAAATGGAATTCAACTTACATCTCTCAGATTAGGGGACGGGGACAGATAAGACAAGTCAAGCGAATCTGTGTCCAATCCAGCGACTCGCGGTCACTCGCAtaagataataataagaatCGATGTAATAGCTAGTGACACATGGAAGATTTCTCATAGACAGACGGTTTGACGCCAGTGaactattattttattttttcatgatTAAAATGAGACATTCACCAGAGACCTCTCATTATGACTATCTCGCtagaaaatacatttaaacTAACATTTTTCCTGTACCgtaagacagacagacggttgaggttttttttatgtttttttttttcttctaaaatATGATTTTTCCTTGAGATTATAAGAGAGGATTTATAGAATTAAAGGGCATTAGCACGCATGAAAGTGTTATTTGTAGGCCGGAAGAATGccttcaataagaaaacgAAATTTTCTGataatttgaataaatttttgtcctttataatgaaaattttgCAATCACAAAAAAACTCTATCGTTAAAGACATATGTCGATGTTTTAAATTAGGAGGTTGTTTGGCTCGAGGCAAGTGTTACGTAATAAGTTGCCATTTTTCAATCGTCACACATCAACTCCCTTATTTCACCTGTTTTTTAGTGAAAAGTACGCTATACCTCTAGTTCCACAATAAACATTCAAGCATCTCCGTTAAAAGTCTGCGCTATTCGTAttattacctttttttttacctttcttTGCTCACTTATTTACCAATATTGTTTTTCTGTTCCCTAGACCCACCGAGGCTTTTGAATTAAAAACAACTGAAATATCCCAACTTGTGTTTACAAGAACCGTGCTGTTATTCATTGCTTTTTCGCTGCACGCTACTTTTAAGTACTCCCTTAAGCTTTCCTTCGTTCTTACATCACCTCACGACAAAAAAGGTTTTGCGAAATTTTCTTCGTATCgagaaaaataatatgaatGACATAAGTTCATGGATTCCAGTGATCAGGCGATTTAATCTATTCCATGATAACGCTAGTTTCTGCGTCTGGAGCTCAATAAATTCTATTATGTAAACTTTCAATTTTCTGTCAGCTTCGTGAACGAACTCGTTAAACTCAAATTAAAGATGCGACTTAAATTTAAATCGTTTTCGGTAAGCGATATTGCCCAATCAATTACAGAGCGAAAAACCGCAATATCTTTCCTGACAAATCATTAAGACACAGAAATTGGGCTCTTTAAAGTTGGTCTGATTTTACATTCGCCTTTTCTCTCTTTTACAAAACGAAAACAACcaaaaatacacaactttcGCCTATGCGGGGTGCTCTGAAATACTAGAGTATTGACCCTAAAACGTGTACTTTATCATAACTACAAAatgttgccatagcaacaagTCAAATGGATTAatttatcaaaatattgtTAAAAAGAGATATAAAATCTGcagcaaacacagcaaaaAAGCTGTTTATTACGAAGAAACCTTATAACCATTTGATGGCAAATTTATTATGATATTTTCTTAGTTAACCGTCTTGGGTTTGTCACTTATCTTCGCCAGACTCAGCTTGATTTTCATCAACTTGCTGACCTTTTAGAGTACCTTGTTTACTTCTGAAATTATCTGAAAATGAGAACTATAAGCCGGCTTAGCGAATAAATCTAAAAGggattttatctttttctagaaaaaaaaaataccatgtATCTCGAAGAGTTTTTGGGTTTGCTCTCATCTTTGAGTTTATTCCGAGATAAAACTTATCCAAAATTAATGGGTCTACCGGAAGCGGTAGTGACTTACTAAATAACATCTCGAGATGATTTTatgccaaaaatatttagCTTCTTTATTCACTAAGAATATGGATTCTTAATTATCCGACACCTATAACTAAAGAACATGAAAACACAATAGACTGACCACCACTTTCTATATCATCAAAATTTGTATTGTACGCTATGTATTATTGCCTCTTAAGCCAAGTCTGCTTATCCAA contains:
- the LOC5522050 gene encoding small conductance calcium-activated potassium channel protein 2 — protein: MESSETRSRSLSTSDRYELNHLNSSPNGKSDMNRYRRTNSSVTPGTFGNFTRTGSQKRSMRSSIRSDMPSFDQTLRSFRDIDTAKKFFHRRIRILSGLSCLMGVSAVVLAIIDIEIAKHRPEKLLNGQLQVADSLSASKDAFGIAGIVLKAAISLFSLLTCITIFNIYSNTRKLNVVKNLFHESESFLTSRTLLPRFLLETLICLTHIPPYVDDLGIPYKLQLLVFIRLYLLTRCLRERSKFFNNQATSLLASVTKTEISSTFLVKTYFLKEPFKLIFSFYTMNIFLGGYCVYVIEDSHPYLDTVWMMVVTMTTLGFGDIVPVSVVARGLVGFASILGIFLMALFISVVHEYLQLTNQEKRILAYIEKADHQQEKMEKAAACIQSCWRYRQFVKRHMKSLELGDWLKLQRMRFLQHKLFECMRQWRGMRRTWARDDYWRKLFVVDDTAMLLTDVCRSVTNIEKCLHIPPASRKRSSSRPSLSRHASYGSPPARIREEDALERPPVSPNVFPPISPSREKANSLQTVLVESLETRDKPEKRISNPAIQVVALPREIPRICANHTGISPANKTDRDFDRNKRAFLNRPQAARKASDLSTSSDHIDRGAMTFDMLQSRIEGVESALDQIYGKVKSELRDIKDTVSTMAAAGHFNTPSSSPGALPSQVGSTSDPLFSYATMDKYDI